Within candidate division KSB1 bacterium, the genomic segment GTGCCTGGCCGTAGACGGCGGCTTTACAATCTACGGTTTTTGAGCACGCGCCAACCTATCTTTCTATGCGGAATCCCCATCAGTGCTTTGCCCTACCGAAGCTCTTTTCGACTGTCGATCAAACAACGACAATTTCCGTAAAATCTCTGCAGAAACGCCCAGTCGGCGTTTCTGCAGACTGCTTTGCCGCAATTATTGAACGAGCGACAGCTTGATTGTCTTGCTGAATAAACCGGCCTCGAGGCGGCAGAAATAAATGCCCGAAGGTACTGCCTTACCGTGATCGTCGCGGCCGTTCCAGATGACAACATGCTCACCGGCAGAGTATATTGCGTCGAAAGTTTTCACCCTTTGCCCGTTGAGGTTATAAATCGTGAGGAGTACGTGGTTGGGCGATGCATTCCTAAAGCGTAAGACGGTGGCGGAATTGAACGGATTAGGATAAGCCGGCAGCAGATCGAATCCCTCAACGATCGGCGGTCGATTGCGCACGGCGGTTTTGGCAATCAGTTCGCGCGCAGCCTGGAACTTGTAGTTGCGATCGAGATCATGAATATCGTCGGTCAGCCCCCAACAGCCGTAACGGGTATAGGCACTGGAGAGCGTGAACTGCATGACAAGATTGCCGCCGAGCTGGAAAAAAGCGTCGTCATAATTATATTTTAAAATTTCGCCCATTTCCTTTGTGCGCTCGGCAAGAATACGGTTGGCCAGATTGACCGTGCTGCCGCCGCCGTGATCCGGCCCTCCCTCGTAAGAGCAAAAGCCGCCGACGAATCCCCATTTTTTCGCCGTATCGATCCACAAACGGCGAGTGGTCATTTGACCGCGGATGTCGTTCCTGCAATCGGCCAAAATTTTTTCCACGCTTTCCCCTTCGTCAGAACCGCCGCCGTAGTAGGTCTGGCAGGCTATGGCGTAAATAAATTGATTCGGTTCGCCGAAAGTGGTCTTGATGTAGTTGAGCATGGGTTCCAACCACGATTTGAGCATGGGAGCATGAGTGCATAGCATCACGCGAATTTTGTTATTCAACGACCCGCTGCCGTAAACCTGCTCGAAAAGCTTTGCCAACTCAACCGTGCGCCGCGCGTGATTTTGGTGCTCGGTAAGCTTGAGGGCCTTTGCCTGCGCCTGATTCCAGCGGCTCTGGTCAAAACCGAAAGCCGTATTCCAAACCTCATTACTGCTTTCCACATAGATGTTCAGGTTCGGATCAAGCTTTTCTTTGAACAGCGCGGCCAGCTGCAGGACATAATCACTGTCCGCCGAAACAGGTATGTTGATCCACGGGTCGATGCGGGTAAGATTGGACAGCTCAATGACGTATTCCCAAGCTGCGCCGTCCCGTTTGCCGATAACCGGCATCGGCGCCTGCGAAGCGTCGGTGGGCAGTTTGCGCATTGCCCAGGTGGTGCGCTCCGGATACTCCGGGTCCGCTCCGTTGGCGCCGGTAAAGGGCATGTAGCGGATTACCGCAAAAGGCGGCTGCGTCAGCGCTTTGATAAAGTCTTCGAGAAAAATTTGTTGGGTATCCGGTTTGTATCCGGGACGTATGATCCGCAGGTCGGTTATCCCGCTGTTGGTTCCGTCTGCAGGAGTCCTCTGCGTACTGGTAAAAGCAAGAAAAAACTTGCCGTGCTCTTTTCCAGGCGGGTAAGGAACGGAAAATGTAAAGGTGCTGAGGTTTTCGGCCGAGTCATAGCGGTAGTCGCGAATACTTCCTTCGCCGTAGGAAAAAACATTGGCGCGCCCTCTGAACGAACAGGCATAGTCGCCGCTGAGATCGACGCGATACTCTTCCGGATCATCGATCTCATTTGCCCACTCGGCAACCAAGCGAAGATCGATGATCAAAATTGCATCGCGCACCGGCCATCCTTTTTCGTCGAAATCTTCTTCCTGCAGCGGCTGCCAATCCGTAGTCCGCACCCAGCGATGCACCTCTTTGGCCATGTCGACAAACGTGCCGCCGCGTTCCGGCAGGCTGATATTGACGCCCAGACCCTGCGCTGCTGCAAGGCCGCAGCCGGCTGTTAAAATAAGTAGTGCAAGTAAATTTGCGCCTTTCATATTTACCTCATCTTAAAGGTTAAAGTGCAGTTTCAAGATAATATTTTCAACTTTGCTCTTCAATAGAAAAATCGCTTGCCAATTATAAAATTGGCTAATTTGCATCTTTCGGCCTTTTTCTCAACACCCTTCTCTTTGGCGGGAAAAAATGCTATATTCAAGAGATTCATTTAAAACGCAGGCATGGAATCAATCGAATTTTATATAGCGGCTGTTGCGGCGGTATTGTTGATCGGAATTTCCAAGAGCGGTTTCGGCGGCGGTTTGGGGGTGCTGGCTGTGCCGATCCTTTCTCTGGTCATTCCGCCGATTCAGGCGGCTGCCATATTGCTGCCTTTGCTGGTCGTAATGGACTTTATCACCGTTCGGCATTATTATCGCGATTGGGATGCACGCAACCTGGCCGTGCTTCTTCCTGCTGCCGTATTGGGTATTCTGGCGGGCAGTCTGTTTTTCCGCTATCTCTCGCAGGCGCATGTGCGGCTAATGATCGGCACAATGGCTGTTGCTTTTGCAGGCTATTATTTCTTTCGCCTTCAAAGCGCACCGCAAAGGCCCGCAAGCGTTGCGCAGGGATTCTTTTGGGGGGCGTTGGCAGGCTTTACGAGCTTTGGCGCCCACGCAGGCGGACCGCCCATCGATATTTACTTGTTGCCGCAAAAGCTGCCCAAGTCGCGTTTTGTCGGCACGACGGTCGTTTTTTTCATGCTCGTCAATCTTTTCAAGCTGATTCCATACGCTTTGTTGGGGCAATTGAGCTCTGTCAACTTGAAAGCTGCCGCCCTTTTAGCTCCTTTGGCACCGGTCGGCGTACGGCTTGGACTCTTGCTCCACCACAAGGTCAACGAAAAACGGTTCTACCAGCTTTGCAGTTTTTTTCTCCTGGTCACCGGAGTCAAGCTTATTGCCGATGGTTTGGCTGCAATGTGATTTAAAACCGCATCATTCTTTTCAATGCCGCCTTAACAGTCCTCGGCAACAGATGCAGGATACTTTTCTCTTGCAGCCTATATGGTATGGTCAAAATGTTGTCTCAGAATGATCGCTGTTGGACGGCAGTTGAAAGCGAATATATTTGATGGTTTTTCCGGCGGCGAGATGGCGCTTTTCATAAGTGGTTTGGATGTATGGGAGATCATCGACCAAGTTGCTGCGGTAAAGATCGGGGAAATTGTATAGAATTCGACACCCGAAGACCGCAAGCGAATCCAGAGTTGAGCGGTAGAGCGCGTCGTCATC encodes:
- a CDS encoding T9SS type A sorting domain-containing protein, giving the protein MKGANLLALLILTAGCGLAAAQGLGVNISLPERGGTFVDMAKEVHRWVRTTDWQPLQEEDFDEKGWPVRDAILIIDLRLVAEWANEIDDPEEYRVDLSGDYACSFRGRANVFSYGEGSIRDYRYDSAENLSTFTFSVPYPPGKEHGKFFLAFTSTQRTPADGTNSGITDLRIIRPGYKPDTQQIFLEDFIKALTQPPFAVIRYMPFTGANGADPEYPERTTWAMRKLPTDASQAPMPVIGKRDGAAWEYVIELSNLTRIDPWINIPVSADSDYVLQLAALFKEKLDPNLNIYVESSNEVWNTAFGFDQSRWNQAQAKALKLTEHQNHARRTVELAKLFEQVYGSGSLNNKIRVMLCTHAPMLKSWLEPMLNYIKTTFGEPNQFIYAIACQTYYGGGSDEGESVEKILADCRNDIRGQMTTRRLWIDTAKKWGFVGGFCSYEGGPDHGGGSTVNLANRILAERTKEMGEILKYNYDDAFFQLGGNLVMQFTLSSAYTRYGCWGLTDDIHDLDRNYKFQAARELIAKTAVRNRPPIVEGFDLLPAYPNPFNSATVLRFRNASPNHVLLTIYNLNGQRVKTFDAIYSAGEHVVIWNGRDDHGKAVPSGIYFCRLEAGLFSKTIKLSLVQ
- a CDS encoding sulfite exporter TauE/SafE family protein encodes the protein MESIEFYIAAVAAVLLIGISKSGFGGGLGVLAVPILSLVIPPIQAAAILLPLLVVMDFITVRHYYRDWDARNLAVLLPAAVLGILAGSLFFRYLSQAHVRLMIGTMAVAFAGYYFFRLQSAPQRPASVAQGFFWGALAGFTSFGAHAGGPPIDIYLLPQKLPKSRFVGTTVVFFMLVNLFKLIPYALLGQLSSVNLKAAALLAPLAPVGVRLGLLLHHKVNEKRFYQLCSFFLLVTGVKLIADGLAAM